In the genome of Paenibacillus sp. GP183, the window GGGTGTTCCTGTCTTAAAGCGAACCAATTCAAAACCAAGCTTACGAAGCGATTCCGATAGCTTCACCGAAGGCTGTTGATTATTCGGTCCACTCTCGTACATCAGCTCCCCCATGATCACTTTGCCGCGCAAATAAGTTCCTGTTGTCACAACAACCGCTTTACCGTAATATTCCGCCCCGGTCTTTGTGACTACACCTTTACAGACGCCATCTTCAACGATTAGATCCTCCACCATTCCCTGACGCAGCGACATATTAGGTGTTTTTTCAATCGTTTCTTTCATCGTATGCTGGTACAAGAACTTGTCAGCCTGCGCGCGAAGCGCATGTACGGCAGGCCCCTTGCCCGTATTTAACATTCTCATTTGAATATAAGTTCTATCGATATTGCGGCCCATTTCTCCGCCAAGCGCATCAATCTCACGCACAACATGGCCTTTCGCCGGTCCGCCAATGGACGGATTGCAGGGCATAAAAGCGACCATATCCAAATTAATGGTCAGCAGCAGGGTATTGCAGCCCATCCGAGCGGCTGCCAAAGCAGATTCACATCCGGCATGACCAGCACCTATAACAATAACGTCATACTCTCCAGCTTTATAACCCATTGTTTTCTCCTCCTTTGATCATAATCATTTAATTTACTTCCCTAAACAAAATTGTGTAAATATTTGGTCAATCAGGGATTCTCCGGCAGAATCACCAATAATTTCACCTAATTGCTCCCATGCTGTGCGTATGTCAATCTGAATGATATCGATAGGTATTAAATGTTCATTACCGGCAAGACCGTCAAGCAGTGAGGCCTTAGCTTGTTTAAGCAGATGAATATGTCGAATGTTGCTGACATAAGTAAGGTCACCAGCTTCAAGCTTACCTTCAAAGAAAATAAATGAAATAGCTTTCTCGAGATCCTCGATCCCTCTGTTTTCAAGCAAAGATAACTCCACTAGTCGCTCTTTTGGGAAAAAAGCTTCTATTTGTGCCAGATCAAGCTTCCGGGGCAAATCCATCTTATTAATGATTACAATAGTAGGTTTATCAGCCAGTTGTTCGATCATAGCTGCTTCATCCTGCTGCAGTTCAATGCTGCCATCCAAAACCCAAAGAATTAGGTCCGCTTCCGCTAATGCGGTTCTGGAACGCTCCACTCCCATCTGTTCAACAATGTCCATGGTCTCACGGAGCCCTGCGGTATCCAGAAGCTTAAGGGGTATCCCATTTACATTGACGAACTGCTCGATAACATCTCTTGTTGTGCCTGGAATATCCGTTACGATCGCTCTATTTTCCTGTGCCAGCTCATTTAGCAAGGATGATTTCCCTACGTTGGGCCGGCCAATGATTGCCGTTTCAATGCCTTCTCTAAGAATTTTTCCCTGCTCGGCTGTATGCAGCAGTTGATCTATATGGGCAAGCGCAGTCTCACACTTGTCCTTGATATAAGCATTCGTCATTTCTTCGACATCATGCTCTGGATAGTCAATGTTAACTTCTATATGAGCCATCAGCTCGACCAATTGATGCCTAAGCTGCTTAATTTGCTTGGAGAGATTGCCTTCCACCTGCTTTAAAGCAATCTTATAGGCTCTATCTGATTTAGCCCTGATGAGATCAATAACAGCCTCGGCCTGTGTTAAGTCTATACGCCCATTGAGGAATGCTCGCTTCGTGAACTCTCCAGGCTCTGCCAGACGGATGCCTTGAAGCAGCAACAGATCCAGCACCTTTTTAACCGAAACGATTCCGCCATGGCAGTTAACCTCCACCACATCTTCCATCGTAAACGATCGGGGCGCTTTCAACAGGGTCACCAGCACTTCTTCAATTCTCTCTTTCGTCTCAGTCTCCACGATATGGCCATAATGGACTGTATGGGTGTCAGCTGCTGACAGCTTTACCTTAGATCGAAAAACACGTTCTACAAGAGGTACAGCTTCTCCCCCGCTTACCCGAATGACCGATATCCCCCCTTCCCCCAACGGAGTTGAAATCGCGGCAATCGTATCCATATTCATGACATCACACCTTTGCTAAAGAAAAAACAATGACTGCATGCATCCAGTCATTGCGTGAACGTTTATTTTAAAGCGATAACAACCCTTCGATTCGGTTCTTCGCCTTTACTGTAAGTTTTGACTACCGGATGATCCTGAAGCTCTGTATGAATAATTTTCCGTTCCAACGCATTCATCGGTTCAAGAATAACTTCCTTCTTCGTCTTAATGACCCGACTGGCTAATCTGGAAGCAAGCTCTTCCAATGTATTCTTGCGCCTCTCGCGAAAATTCTCTGCATCAAGAATAATTCGCAGATGTGAGGATGAGAACCGATTAGCTACAATATTAACCAAATATTGCAATGCGTCTAAAGTCTGTCCTCTTTTGCCGATTAGTATACCCAGCTCAGGCCCGGTCATATTAAGAATGGCGCCTTCTTTATCCTTCTGCAGGTCTGTGGTGATGGTAAGGTTCATTGTCTTGAAAATATCCTGTAAAAAGTGAACGGCTTCTTCGAGTGCATCCGGTATCCATTCGAGCTCAACCTTGGCCTCTTTGATACCGAACAGTCCGAGAAACCCTTTGGAAGGTTGCTCCAAAACTTTAATTTTTACACGGTCTTCCGAGACTTCCCATTGATGCAATCCGGCTTTCACCGCATCTTCAATGGTTTTACCCGTCACCACAATTTTTTTCATTTGGTCAGGCCACCCTTAAGTTTTTGAGGATTTCCGTAAATGAAGTAAGACTGTACAATGGTGAAGATATTGCTATATACCCAATAAAGCGGCAAAGCGGATGCAAAATTCATGGACATAACAAAGATTAATACAGGAAAGATGAACATCAAGCTTTGCATTTGAGCATTCATTTGAGTCGACATAAATTTCTGTTGAATAAATGTAGTGAGCGCCGCGATCGCAGGTAAAATATAGAAGTGATCGGGTTGTCCAAGGTTCAGCCAAAGAAAGGTATGCTGATGAATCTGCTGATTCCGCATAATCGATTGGTATAAAGCAATCAGGATTGGCATCTGCACCAGAATCGGAAAGCAGCCTGCCAGAGGATTAACGCCATTCGATTGAAAGAGCTTCATCGTTTCTTCCTGCTGCTTCTTGGCATCATCTTTATATTTTTCCTTCAGCTTCTTCATCTCAGGCTGCAGATCCTGCATACGCTTGGAACTGCGATACTGTTTTAATGTCAGCGGAAGAATGATAAAACGAATGATGATGGTTACAGCCAAAATGGATAAACCATATTGTCCCCAGAGATGAGATGCAAACCAGTCCAGCGTTTCCGATAACGGATATACAAAATATTTACTAAAAAAATCGGCTTTTGCCGGATCTATAGGCCCTGTGGGTGTGCTGCAGCCTGACAAAACCAAGATCATGGTGAAAAACAAAGCAGGCAAGTAAATTCGACGAGTCAAAATGTAATCCTCCTAATAAATCTTTTCCACAATAAACTATACCACAAATTTTATCCACAAGAAAGAAAACTCTAGTTTTTGAGTCCATCGTCTTTTTTAGTTAAGGAAG includes:
- the jag gene encoding RNA-binding cell elongation regulator Jag/EloR, translated to MKKIVVTGKTIEDAVKAGLHQWEVSEDRVKIKVLEQPSKGFLGLFGIKEAKVELEWIPDALEEAVHFLQDIFKTMNLTITTDLQKDKEGAILNMTGPELGILIGKRGQTLDALQYLVNIVANRFSSSHLRIILDAENFRERRKNTLEELASRLASRVIKTKKEVILEPMNALERKIIHTELQDHPVVKTYSKGEEPNRRVVIALK
- the mnmE gene encoding tRNA uridine-5-carboxymethylaminomethyl(34) synthesis GTPase MnmE, which translates into the protein MNMDTIAAISTPLGEGGISVIRVSGGEAVPLVERVFRSKVKLSAADTHTVHYGHIVETETKERIEEVLVTLLKAPRSFTMEDVVEVNCHGGIVSVKKVLDLLLLQGIRLAEPGEFTKRAFLNGRIDLTQAEAVIDLIRAKSDRAYKIALKQVEGNLSKQIKQLRHQLVELMAHIEVNIDYPEHDVEEMTNAYIKDKCETALAHIDQLLHTAEQGKILREGIETAIIGRPNVGKSSLLNELAQENRAIVTDIPGTTRDVIEQFVNVNGIPLKLLDTAGLRETMDIVEQMGVERSRTALAEADLILWVLDGSIELQQDEAAMIEQLADKPTIVIINKMDLPRKLDLAQIEAFFPKERLVELSLLENRGIEDLEKAISFIFFEGKLEAGDLTYVSNIRHIHLLKQAKASLLDGLAGNEHLIPIDIIQIDIRTAWEQLGEIIGDSAGESLIDQIFTQFCLGK
- the yidC gene encoding membrane protein insertase YidC produces the protein MTRRIYLPALFFTMILVLSGCSTPTGPIDPAKADFFSKYFVYPLSETLDWFASHLWGQYGLSILAVTIIIRFIILPLTLKQYRSSKRMQDLQPEMKKLKEKYKDDAKKQQEETMKLFQSNGVNPLAGCFPILVQMPILIALYQSIMRNQQIHQHTFLWLNLGQPDHFYILPAIAALTTFIQQKFMSTQMNAQMQSLMFIFPVLIFVMSMNFASALPLYWVYSNIFTIVQSYFIYGNPQKLKGGLTK